GGAATGGGGTCCAAGTGcttttaaatttgtttggaGATTTTGACATACGATGTTACATGCAATGCTATGTAACTCAATTATGCAAGTATAAAGCACATGCACCACACAcctctttgtttattttttattttttatttttttgcgtTCTATTCAGTGAGCTGTTTGAAAACATTGCCCACCACATTGCTACTATCCAATCTTTTCAGCTTTTTAATCCTTGGTCCCCCTCCCACGGCCCCCCAAATTGTTAATCAGACTTCTTAACTAACTTGGCTTTGGGTCCCACTTCACTCTCCCCTGGCCCTCTGCTTTTGACTTGTTTGGCAAGCACTTGGGGTCACATGCTATGCATAATGTGGAAATTTCATAATATGGGATTTTGTTTCATCCCCTAGGACCTTCACCCAAAGCTAAGAAAATAAGTGGATTGTAATTCCAGAAATGTACATCTCATAATGAAAGATATTGATGATGCTTACACTTGATTTGTTGTGCATCTTTGTCATTTTCACTAATATCATCACTTAAATTGCGTCACATCAAATGGTGTGAGCGTAGAtgataaatttaagattaaGACACCGTTCGGATACAGAAATACTCtcaaccatctcatcttatcttatctcataattacaactttctcaaattttcatataaaatataataaacaattcaactttttcaaattttaaaataataataatattaaaaaataatattgtaataatattttattcaactcatttaaaatcatctcactatccaaacgagtgTTTAAGTAgcattaccattttacccctctgACCCAAAACActtttgatagaaaatgatttcaaaacatttGAATAGAGGAGTATGGAAGAAAATATCTTTCATACAATGCCACCTAATCTTTTCCTACAGAACTTTCAATCAAAACAAACAGCTCAACAACAGTTTCATGTCACGGCTTCCCTTTCAATTCTTTGTTTGCATTATTATAACTTCAAACACCATTGGAAAATGACTGATCTCCACTCCAAAATAGGAGACACAACCTCTCCATACATCTATTGCCTTGCCCCCATTGAAAGCTTATAttttgtgaggagcaaggaggGGAAGATCTATCTGCATTCTTTAATCATGACTTCCGTAGGTcaattttctatatttcttATTCTGTATTCGTCCATTAAGATTCTTCTTTCTAGCATGTTTTCTAGATTTTATGGGGTCACATGCTATGCATAATGTGGAAATTTCATTATATGGGATTTTGTTTCATTACTCTAGGCTTAATGTCTATGCGATCTGTGAAGAATATAAACCATTTTTCTCAACCCTAATCTTTGTGGTCCAAAAACTTTCTGAAGTTGTTTGTGATCGGAGGCATACGCCGTGCTCCCAACTTCTTTTGAGGATCAAGcactttttaattgtttttgttcgtgattcttgaacttgtattttgttggttttgcagCAAATATGAGCTCCGAGGCCCTTCCTCACATAGCCATGTACCCATGGTTCGCAATAGGCCACCTATACTCGTTCATGGACACCGCCAATAAACTTGCAGAGAGAGGCCACATAATCTCTTTCTTCTTGCCAACCAAAACTCAAACTAAGCTGGAGCCTCTTAATCTGTACaaagacctcatttctttcatcCCAATTACTGTTCCACACGTAGATGGCCTCCCTTCTGGTACTGAAATAACTGCAGATATTCCTCGCTCATCGTTATCCCTCCTCACCACTGCCTTTGACCTCACTGAACCCACAATTGATTCCTCTCTTCGTGACATCAAGCCCCATTTCGTATTCTACGATTTCGCTCACTGGTTACCATCCTTGGCTCGCCGCCTATGCATCAAGGCTATATGTCTTTCAGTTGTTGGCCCTCCAGCCGTGGGATATTTGATTAGCCCAGAAAGGAAACTCATTGAGAAACCCATAACAGTGGTCGATCTTAAAGCACCTCCGCAGAGATTCCCACCTTCTTCGATTAAGCTATCTGCCCATGAATCCCGAGAAGCACTTACCCTTTTAACGGtgaagaaagatggccaaggCGGCATATCATTCGTGGAACGCCTAATGATCTCTTATATAGATTGCGATGCCCTTGTTTTCAAAGCCTGCAGGGAGATGGAAGGGATTTACTGTGACTATCTGGAAGCACAATTTAGAAAGCCTGTGATTCTTTCAGGCCCAATGGTGCCCAGGCCACCAACTTCAGCATTAGAAAACAAATGGGCAACGTGGATGGATGGCTTCGAGGCTAAAACTATGATATTCTGTGCATTCGGAAGCGAATGTATTTTAAAGAAGGATCAGTTTCAAGAACTAATTTTGGGTCTAGAGCTATCGGGTTTACCATTTTTCGCTGTGCTAAAACCACCAATAGGGGTTGAAACGATTGAGTCTGCATTGCCAAAAGGGTTTGAGGAGAGGGTAATGGGAAGAGGGCTTGTTCATGGGGAATGGGTACAGCAGCAGTTGATTTTGCAGCACCCTTCTGTGGGGTGCTTTGTGACACATTGCGGGTCAAACTCTTCAGCTGAAGGCCTAGTGAGTGAGTGCCAATTAGTGCTTCTGCCACACGCTGTGGAACAATATATCATTGCAAGGGAGTTGGCCGGAGATATAAAATTAGGAGTTGAGGTTGAAAAAGGTGAAGAAGACGGGCTATTTACTAGGGAGGGAGTGTGCAGGGCTGTGAGGGCAGTGATGGATGATGATAGCAAGGTTGGGCAGGAGGTGAGAGCCAACCATACTAAATGGCGAGAGTTACTGCTGAGCACAGGGCTTGAGAATTCCTACCTTGACAGCTTCGTTCAAAGGCTGTATTCTCTGCTGGAATGATTGTATAACcgcaataaaaaataatgattttatttatatttttctaggAAAAACTtttctcatcagccactatttacCACCCCACACACTATAGtaccctatgaaaaacactccTACACCCTATGAAAATGCTATAGAAGTGGGGTGTGATAGTGAATAGTGGCATAGCATTTCTCTTTCCATAGTATGTTGTTGGCTGCTGCAAGTTTCTGCCTCTGCCTTCCAGATATAAGTGTTGTTGCTAAGTGCAATACTAGTTTATGTCAATTATGCTATTTACAATTAGTGGgtgtataatttataaacatattatttattatctttttcgTGTGTTGAAccttattatatacatatatgtgcgCAGCGAAGTTCATAGGAGTCAAGTCTCCGATTCAGTATAGATGGAGGAAGTATGGGATCTCACTATTGAGATATGGAATGAACTTTGCTTAGAGGAACATGTGCATTTGATACTGTTGTGTACCCTGGCCCAAACATGACCACCCAGATCGATTTCTTCCAACATCTCATAAAAGAAAGGTGTTTACTGCTAGAGACCTGAAGTCCTCTGTGTGCCTTGTCAGTCTTGTGGGTAATGACTACACTAGTTACATTGCCAGGAATGGATCTGCACATGTGAGAATTTTTTATCGATAAAGCAGTGTAAGTACTGATCATCTGTGAAATGTTGCCACTAGTTCTTAATTATCTAGCAGTATCATTATTTCCCTTACgtagaaagaaattattaattggGTACATAAATGGCCCGAGAGGCATGTTGAGTTGTCGCACATCCTAATTAAACGGGTTCAATCTTATGCACATTAGACATTCATATGCACATCAGGAAAATGCTAGGAACCCGTTTTGGGTTCCCGTTTAAGTACACAACTCTTCTTAAACTTTGCATTTTTGTCTTTAATATGCGAAGACAAAACTGTTGGGGCATTTTGTCGAGCACTTGGTGCTCTGAAAATCATCTATTTGTCTACAACAAAACTCAACAATGAGTCTCAGCCACAAACAAATTCCAAAACAGCCAcaaacaaaatccaaacaaattctaaaacaaattccaaAAACAATTTTACTTTGTTTCGAAAAcaatgacccaaaaaaaaattgtagatttACCTGAGACGAACTGAGCAGGGGAGACGCGGGGCAGGGGAGACGTTACACTGGGCTGCCTCGCCTACTCGGGAAGACGTTGACAACGAACTGTGCAGGGAAGCCGAACTGGGTTCCCTAGCATTTTCCATGCACATAAACGTACCGATCTGACGACTTGCAAAGCAAGCCCACTTAAGGTTAAGTTGGGCTTCACTTCGATTTACTGAATTCAACACGGCCCAAGTTACCCCACTGCTTCTGATGCCCCACGTAGCAAACAGAAGTTCCATGATTTAACATTTACTTAAATTACaacgaaaaaacaaaaaaataaaaataaaaacaaaaataaagcagACTATGGTAAGTGTAATTAcaggaaaaaaaccaaaaagttaaAGCAGAATGCTTGTCgagataattacaattttatttatttatttatttttacaatatcgtagcattataaactaattattctttcatatataatttttttaaaataaataaataaataaaaattggcaACATGTGGTCGTCGAAGTAGTTATTGACATGACTTCCTCGACCATATTTTATCTTCCTAAAAGTAGATTCCTAGGATATTCCGACAAGTCATGTTACAAATTAGTTGTGTTAACCATTTAGCTGGCACAGGCgatatttggatagtgagacgattttagatgatttataaataataataataaaataaaaaataataataaaatattaaaaatagagcGATATCAGATTATTCAACTACCCAAACACGGCACGtccttataattaaattaacctCCAGAAAGTCATGAGGAACCATACATAGAAGACAgcttaaaaaaaagtatggaatGGCTCATAAATCAATAAGGTTATGTTAGTCAGACCAGAAGCCACATGTTGAATACAGTAGATCTGGTCACCACCACAATAGTAAAACGTTAGGTACTCTGATCTTTAATTATTCGCATATATAAAAAACGAGAAAAAGACTGAATCCttcgtatatatttattaatattccttctaatagaaattaattaaaactaattaagAAAGTGGATTAATAGAAACTTGTAGCATAATAGTATAGACagcttatattatatatataatagatatcaAAAGAggaaattcaacaaaaaataaataaagaatatttgaaatcgtaatatttatagttttatttttttaaaatctctttataattataatatttttcttaaaatctgaTATCTCTTTTTGCGACATCATCACTTGCACGTGGTATGGGGTACTATCGTTCATTTTGAATGGCCTAAATGCCGAATATGTCCAGTTCTACGTATTTAACAATTTTCaatcttaataaaaaatcttttgaatttttatctatttaatcacttatctatttaattattctCCCCAAGCCTTCGATCAAAACCCTCCTAGACTCAGAGTTAgcgaaagggggtgggagcttcggctcctccctccTCATCTATTCTCCTTCCGCTCCTTTCTCCTTCTCTTATTgtctgtgtatttttttttgttagtttttgtatttttcaggACCGAATAAAGGAGGATTGTCGTTCGGGCCTTTCCGTCCGTCACTTGTCAACACGCACCCCACCGGGAAgatgcccagccgccgatcttcaagaccacaGAATCCGGCGTCCATCGAagtggagcgtagcccgcacgcgcgaGAGTAAGTTTCCTGATCTCGTCTGCGCGTGTTTACCACGCCCTACCGGGGAGCCTTTTTCTAACGCCACGCTCGGCTTCTCCGGATTCCTCGACTCCAGGACTTCCAAGACTGACTGT
This genomic interval from Juglans regia cultivar Chandler chromosome 3, Walnut 2.0, whole genome shotgun sequence contains the following:
- the LOC109021331 gene encoding cyanidin 3-O-galactoside 2''-O-xylosyltransferase FGGT1-like isoform X2; translated protein: MSSEALPHIAMYPWFAIGHLYSFMDTANKLAERGHIISFFLPTKTQTKLEPLNLYKDLISFIPITVPHVDGLPSGTEITADIPRSSLSLLTTAFDLTEPTIDSSLRDIKPHFVFYDFAHWLPSLARRLCIKAICLSVVGPPAVGYLISPERKLIEKPITVVDLKAPPQRFPPSSIKLSAHESREALTLLTVKKDGQGGISFVERLMISYIDCDALVFKACREMEGIYCDYLEAQFRKPVILSGPMVPRPPTSALENKWATWMDGFEAKTMIFCAFGSECILKKDQFQELILGLELSGLPFFAVLKPPIGVETIESALPKGFEERVMGRGLVHGEWVQQQLILQHPSVGCFVTHCGSNSSAEGLVSECQLVLLPHAVEQYIIARELAGDIKLGVEVEKGEEDGLFTREGVCRAVRAVMDDDSKVGQEVRANHTKWRELLLSTGLENSYLDSFVQRLYSLLE
- the LOC109021331 gene encoding cyanidin 3-O-galactoside 2''-O-xylosyltransferase FGGT1-like isoform X1, with the protein product MPPNLFLQNFQSKQTAQQQFHVTASLSILCLHYYNFKHHWKMTDLHSKIGDTTSPYIYCLAPIESLYFVRSKEGKIYLHSLIMTSVANMSSEALPHIAMYPWFAIGHLYSFMDTANKLAERGHIISFFLPTKTQTKLEPLNLYKDLISFIPITVPHVDGLPSGTEITADIPRSSLSLLTTAFDLTEPTIDSSLRDIKPHFVFYDFAHWLPSLARRLCIKAICLSVVGPPAVGYLISPERKLIEKPITVVDLKAPPQRFPPSSIKLSAHESREALTLLTVKKDGQGGISFVERLMISYIDCDALVFKACREMEGIYCDYLEAQFRKPVILSGPMVPRPPTSALENKWATWMDGFEAKTMIFCAFGSECILKKDQFQELILGLELSGLPFFAVLKPPIGVETIESALPKGFEERVMGRGLVHGEWVQQQLILQHPSVGCFVTHCGSNSSAEGLVSECQLVLLPHAVEQYIIARELAGDIKLGVEVEKGEEDGLFTREGVCRAVRAVMDDDSKVGQEVRANHTKWRELLLSTGLENSYLDSFVQRLYSLLE